In a single window of the Niabella ginsenosidivorans genome:
- a CDS encoding DUF4442 domain-containing protein produces MKADRFIKALKHPVKFRMFLLSKLPLALLAGVRIREIDDRKCMVTVPYNRITKNPFRSTYFAALAMAGELSTGALAMAKAIDQPAKISLLVVKLEATYFKKATGITFFTCKDGVAFSETIQKAIKEDQPQQLTAVSTGESEAGELIATFHITWSFKAKNKALS; encoded by the coding sequence ATGAAAGCAGATAGGTTTATAAAAGCATTGAAACATCCTGTAAAGTTCAGGATGTTTTTGCTGTCAAAGCTTCCTCTGGCTTTATTAGCGGGTGTACGTATCCGTGAAATTGATGACCGGAAATGCATGGTAACCGTTCCTTATAACCGGATCACCAAAAACCCGTTCCGCTCCACCTATTTTGCCGCACTGGCTATGGCCGGAGAGTTAAGTACGGGTGCTTTAGCGATGGCAAAAGCAATAGATCAACCTGCAAAGATTTCATTGCTGGTGGTAAAATTAGAGGCAACCTACTTTAAAAAAGCAACTGGCATTACTTTTTTTACGTGCAAAGATGGTGTAGCTTTTTCAGAAACGATCCAAAAAGCCATAAAAGAAGATCAGCCGCAGCAACTGACCGCAGTTTCTACCGGTGAAAGTGAAGCAGGCGAGCTGATTGCAACCTTCCATATTACCTGGTCATTTAAAGCAAAGAATAAAGCACTGTCATAA
- a CDS encoding thioredoxin family protein, with the protein MKQFVIIIFSFFIMLGGRAQDLKTFNAYDPAADAEAGIAKAVAQAQKEHKHVLISIGGNWCIWCARFDHFSKTDSSIDSLIKSAYVVYHLNYSKENKNLPLLAKYAFPQRFGFPVFLVLASDGQLIHTQNSAYLEEGKGYSKEKVSGFLNDWAPDALKPEKYKE; encoded by the coding sequence ATGAAACAGTTTGTTATAATCATTTTTTCTTTTTTTATAATGCTGGGTGGCCGGGCACAGGATTTAAAAACATTTAACGCATATGACCCCGCTGCCGATGCAGAAGCCGGTATTGCAAAAGCCGTGGCACAGGCCCAAAAAGAGCACAAGCATGTTCTTATTTCTATTGGAGGCAATTGGTGCATCTGGTGTGCGCGGTTTGATCATTTTTCAAAGACAGACTCCTCGATAGATTCCCTGATCAAAAGCGCTTATGTCGTTTACCACTTAAATTACAGCAAGGAAAATAAAAATCTTCCGTTGCTGGCAAAATATGCTTTTCCTCAGCGGTTCGGATTTCCCGTATTCCTGGTGCTTGCCAGCGACGGGCAATTGATCCATACCCAGAACTCCGCCTACCTGGAAGAAGGGAAAGGCTACAGCAAAGAAAAAGTATCCGGGTTCCTGAATGACTGGGCCCCGGACGCATTAAAGCCGGAAAAATATAAGGAATAA
- a CDS encoding TonB-dependent receptor yields the protein MRFDSRHINSKLTASEGEDLFQPFTKNLSSLSGSIGVTHDINEYVTVKANASKGFRAPNMAELAANGEHEGTFRYEIGNRQLKSEDSYSFDLGLDVNTQHVSLNLSPYFSHISNYIYFRKLQTDTGADSTINEVPVYQFTQQSANMYGVEASLDIHPHPLDWLHFENSFSYVRGKFTQPVDGSGNLPLIPPMKLLTELRAEFPHQLKTFRNFYAKAEMNNVWAQDHFFSGYNTETGTPSYILFNAGIGSDLYFGGAKRATIVLALNNIGNVAYQDFLNRLRYAPENPVTGRVGVFEMGRNFTARIIIPFEWRVK from the coding sequence CTGCGGTTTGATAGCAGGCACATCAACAGTAAGCTGACCGCTTCAGAAGGGGAAGACCTGTTTCAGCCTTTTACCAAGAACCTGTCCAGTTTATCCGGGAGTATCGGAGTTACCCATGATATTAATGAGTATGTTACGGTGAAAGCCAATGCCAGTAAAGGTTTCAGAGCGCCTAATATGGCAGAGTTGGCAGCAAATGGAGAGCATGAGGGAACCTTCAGATACGAGATTGGGAACCGGCAGTTAAAAAGTGAAGACTCCTATTCATTTGATCTGGGGCTTGACGTAAATACGCAGCATGTTTCATTAAACCTGTCGCCTTATTTCAGCCATATCAGCAATTATATTTATTTCCGGAAATTACAGACGGACACAGGGGCGGATTCAACTATTAATGAGGTGCCCGTATACCAGTTTACGCAGCAAAGTGCTAACATGTATGGTGTTGAAGCCTCTTTGGATATTCACCCGCACCCGCTGGACTGGCTGCATTTTGAAAATTCATTCAGCTATGTCCGTGGAAAATTCACCCAACCAGTGGATGGATCCGGCAATCTTCCGTTGATCCCGCCTATGAAGTTGTTAACAGAGCTGCGTGCAGAGTTCCCGCATCAGTTAAAAACGTTCAGAAATTTTTACGCTAAAGCAGAAATGAATAATGTATGGGCCCAGGACCATTTCTTCTCCGGTTATAATACGGAAACAGGAACTCCATCGTATATCCTGTTCAATGCAGGTATTGGCAGCGATCTTTATTTTGGTGGCGCTAAAAGAGCTACAATTGTGCTGGCGCTGAATAATATCGGCAATGTAGCTTACCAGGACTTTTTGAACCGGTTGCGGTATGCTCCCGAAAATCCTGTTACCGGCAGGGTAGGGGTTTTTGAAATGGGACGCAACTTTACAGCGCGTATCATTATTCCGTTTGAATGGAGGGTGAAATAG
- a CDS encoding TonB-dependent receptor codes for MQKKILSLSVLLLIRCIIYASPVPKNAEEELSGSLKGTVTDSLSNLPLPGATISFPDLKVDAVTDKDGRFFIRSLPNGRFTITVSYVGYRSYVGILTISGATTQDFKLNVAVVENQAVVVTGVSASTQLKHTPVHVSVISEKDLQRSSGTNLLQAIAKVPGVSVITTGPAIAKPSIRGLAYNRVVTLNDGVRQEGQQWGDEHGVEIDEYSAQKIEVLRGPASLMYGSDATGGVINILTNLPVAENTIKANVSGSLNSNNNMQGGYANVAGNINGFNWNAYGSIKSAGDYQNKYDGDVLNSRYNEHNFGGYIGVNKSWGYSHLLLSDYNLHVGMVDGDRDDSGNFVIDGYENTPQLQKGKSPLVPDQNIQHFKAALDNSFNLGNGGRITALIGFQRNQRKEFGDYEAPDVPESYFDLRTINYNAAYQMPFINGWKASLGVNGMSQQNRIRAEEALIPNYRLFDWGIYGIASKTINKTTITGGCGLIAGTSTVS; via the coding sequence ATGCAAAAGAAAATTTTAAGCCTTAGTGTGTTGCTATTGATCAGATGCATTATCTATGCATCGCCGGTGCCCAAAAATGCAGAAGAGGAGCTATCCGGCTCTTTAAAAGGTACCGTTACAGATTCCTTATCCAATCTGCCCCTGCCAGGTGCCACAATCTCTTTCCCGGATCTGAAAGTGGACGCGGTTACAGATAAGGATGGCCGTTTTTTTATAAGATCGCTTCCGAACGGAAGATTTACCATTACGGTATCTTATGTTGGTTACCGGTCTTATGTAGGCATCCTGACCATCAGTGGTGCCACTACTCAGGATTTTAAACTGAATGTAGCTGTGGTTGAAAATCAGGCGGTGGTGGTTACTGGCGTTTCTGCCTCCACTCAGCTTAAACACACACCTGTGCATGTTTCAGTAATTTCTGAAAAGGACCTGCAGCGCTCATCGGGTACTAACTTATTGCAGGCAATAGCAAAGGTACCGGGTGTATCCGTTATTACAACCGGCCCGGCAATTGCAAAGCCCAGCATCCGCGGTCTGGCTTACAACAGGGTGGTTACCTTAAATGATGGGGTAAGACAGGAAGGGCAGCAATGGGGTGATGAGCATGGCGTGGAAATTGATGAATACAGTGCACAGAAAATAGAGGTGCTGCGGGGCCCGGCTTCCTTAATGTATGGCAGCGATGCCACCGGCGGGGTCATTAATATCCTTACCAATCTTCCCGTTGCTGAAAATACGATCAAAGCGAATGTTTCGGGTAGTCTTAACAGCAACAATAATATGCAGGGGGGCTACGCAAACGTAGCTGGAAATATCAATGGTTTTAACTGGAATGCCTACGGGAGTATTAAGAGCGCAGGGGATTATCAGAATAAATATGACGGAGACGTTTTGAACAGCCGGTACAATGAGCACAATTTTGGTGGTTATATTGGGGTTAATAAAAGCTGGGGCTATTCCCATCTGCTCCTTTCTGATTATAACCTGCATGTGGGAATGGTAGATGGCGACAGGGATGATTCGGGCAATTTTGTAATAGACGGGTATGAAAACACGCCTCAACTGCAAAAAGGAAAATCGCCCCTGGTGCCGGATCAGAATATTCAGCATTTTAAAGCGGCATTGGATAACAGCTTTAACCTGGGCAATGGCGGGCGTATTACCGCTTTGATCGGGTTTCAGCGCAACCAGCGGAAAGAGTTTGGAGATTATGAAGCACCGGATGTTCCTGAAAGCTATTTTGACCTGAGAACGATTAATTATAATGCCGCCTACCAGATGCCTTTTATAAACGGCTGGAAAGCTTCGCTGGGAGTAAACGGAATGAGCCAGCAGAACCGGATCAGGGCAGAAGAGGCATTGATACCCAATTACCGGCTGTTTGATTGGGGCATTTATGGTATCGCTTCTAAAACCATTAACAAAACAACCATTACCGGGGGCTGCGGTTTGATAGCAGGCACATCAACAGTAAGCTGA
- a CDS encoding fumarylacetoacetate hydrolase family protein, whose amino-acid sequence MKIICVGRNYAAHARELGNEVPEEPVIFMKPKSALLRPHLPFYYPEFTNELHYECELVMRVSKNGRYINRRYASQYFDAITLGIDFTARDIQNELKKKGLPWEKAKAFDNSAIIGKWRPLSDFENTKNINFGLYKNDELVQHGNSAKMIHSFESILAHVSKYFTVNIGDLIFTGTPEGVGEVLPGDVLEGILEDESVFQLTVE is encoded by the coding sequence ATGAAAATTATTTGTGTTGGGCGAAACTATGCGGCACATGCCAGGGAGTTGGGAAATGAGGTTCCGGAAGAACCTGTAATTTTTATGAAACCTAAAAGCGCCTTATTGCGGCCTCACTTGCCCTTTTATTATCCTGAGTTTACAAATGAATTGCATTATGAATGTGAGTTGGTAATGCGGGTTTCAAAAAACGGACGTTATATTAACAGAAGATATGCCAGTCAGTATTTTGATGCCATAACATTGGGTATTGATTTTACGGCCCGTGATATTCAGAATGAGCTGAAGAAAAAAGGCCTGCCCTGGGAGAAAGCAAAAGCTTTTGATAATTCAGCAATAATCGGGAAATGGCGTCCTTTAAGTGATTTTGAAAATACCAAAAATATCAACTTCGGGCTTTATAAAAATGATGAGTTGGTACAGCACGGTAATTCAGCTAAAATGATCCACAGTTTTGAATCGATACTGGCACATGTTTCCAAATATTTTACAGTGAATATTGGAGACCTGATCTTTACAGGAACACCGGAGGGGGTGGGCGAGGTGCTTCCGGGGGATGTACTTGAAGGCATCCTTGAAGATGAAAGCGTTTTCCAGCTAACGGTGGAATAG
- the pth gene encoding aminoacyl-tRNA hydrolase: MKYLIAGLGNIGNEYAHTRHNIGFDIAAAFALKHEATFRSERLAYVAEAKVRGRIAVCICPTTFMNLSGKAVKYWLDKEKIPLERSLTILDDLALPLSKMRIKPEGSDGGHNGLKSIQASLNTTAYPKLRFGIGNDFPKGMQVDFVLGKWRKEEEALVQLKIEKAVIAIETFMFQGIEAAMNEINNKIYTL, translated from the coding sequence ATGAAGTATTTAATTGCAGGTTTGGGGAACATTGGTAATGAATATGCGCATACCCGTCACAATATTGGTTTTGATATCGCTGCAGCCTTTGCGCTCAAACATGAGGCAACCTTTAGGAGTGAGCGGTTGGCTTATGTTGCAGAGGCAAAGGTCAGGGGCCGCATAGCTGTTTGTATCTGTCCTACTACATTTATGAACCTGAGCGGGAAGGCGGTCAAATACTGGCTGGATAAAGAAAAAATACCATTGGAACGTTCTTTAACAATTTTAGATGATTTAGCATTACCTTTATCAAAAATGAGGATAAAACCAGAGGGCAGTGACGGAGGGCATAATGGTTTGAAAAGCATACAGGCATCATTAAATACTACTGCTTATCCAAAACTAAGATTCGGGATCGGAAATGATTTCCCCAAAGGTATGCAGGTTGATTTTGTATTAGGAAAATGGAGAAAGGAGGAAGAAGCGCTGGTACAGCTGAAAATTGAAAAGGCGGTCATTGCTATAGAAACATTCATGTTCCAGGGCATTGAAGCAGCTATGAATGAAATAAATAATAAAATATATACGTTGTAA
- a CDS encoding 50S ribosomal protein L25 encodes MKTITIEGQLRTEFGKRATRQIRSQGAVPAVIYGGAKEINFSAPASVFKGLVYTPNFQLAEVKLDGATYKCILKDLQFDKVSDELIHVDLLELTDNKKVIAAIPVKFTGSAKGVKDGGRFVSKIKSLKVKAFPKDLKEVIEVPVDNLEINENIRVEDVKADNMEIMNSPRIPIASIVMTRQLKQEEAAAKK; translated from the coding sequence ATGAAAACAATTACAATCGAAGGACAGCTGAGGACCGAATTTGGCAAAAGAGCCACCCGCCAGATCCGCTCTCAGGGAGCCGTGCCTGCTGTAATTTATGGGGGTGCCAAAGAAATCAACTTCAGTGCGCCGGCCTCAGTATTCAAAGGCCTGGTTTACACGCCTAATTTTCAGCTGGCAGAGGTAAAACTGGATGGGGCTACCTATAAATGTATCCTGAAGGATCTTCAGTTTGATAAAGTAAGCGACGAATTAATTCACGTAGATCTGCTGGAACTTACAGATAACAAAAAAGTAATAGCAGCTATACCGGTTAAATTTACCGGAAGTGCAAAAGGTGTTAAAGATGGCGGACGCTTTGTTTCCAAGATCAAATCATTAAAAGTAAAAGCATTCCCTAAAGACCTGAAAGAGGTAATTGAAGTGCCTGTTGATAATCTGGAGATAAATGAGAACATCCGCGTGGAAGACGTAAAGGCTGATAATATGGAAATTATGAACTCTCCGCGTATTCCTATCGCTTCCATTGTAATGACAAGACAGTTAAAACAGGAAGAAGCCGCAGCAAAAAAATAA
- a CDS encoding ribose-phosphate diphosphokinase, translating to MHSAKIFAGSASRQLTEEICSRYGCELGKVHTQRFSDGEIYVNFLESVRGDYVFLIQSTYAPADNLMELLLLIDAAKRASAYKVIVVMPYYGYARQDRKDRPRVAIGSKLVANMLTAAGADRIITMDLHAPQIQGYFDIPVDHLDSHAVFIPYIEELKLENLTFAAPDVGATNRIREIASYFNADMVICDKHRKRANEIASMTVIGDVEDRNVIIIDDICDTGGTLAKSAGLIMEKGARSVRAMITHPILSGNAYENIENSALDELVVCDTIPIKKAEGKIKVITVANLFAIAIRHAFENKSITSLFVHSNLRTT from the coding sequence ATGCATTCAGCCAAAATTTTTGCCGGTTCGGCATCGCGTCAGTTAACAGAAGAAATCTGTAGCCGCTATGGCTGCGAACTGGGAAAAGTGCATACCCAGCGTTTTAGCGACGGGGAAATTTATGTGAACTTCCTGGAAAGCGTCCGGGGAGATTATGTATTCCTCATCCAGAGCACCTATGCGCCGGCAGATAATCTTATGGAGCTGCTTTTGCTGATCGATGCTGCAAAAAGGGCCTCGGCCTACAAAGTGATCGTGGTAATGCCTTATTATGGCTATGCCCGCCAGGATCGGAAAGATCGCCCCCGCGTGGCAATAGGTAGTAAGCTGGTTGCCAATATGTTAACTGCAGCCGGGGCCGACAGGATCATTACGATGGATCTGCATGCGCCACAGATCCAGGGCTATTTTGATATTCCAGTAGATCATTTGGACAGCCACGCAGTTTTTATTCCATATATTGAGGAACTGAAACTGGAAAACCTTACCTTTGCAGCCCCTGATGTGGGCGCTACGAACCGGATAAGGGAAATAGCCAGCTATTTTAATGCGGATATGGTTATTTGCGACAAGCACAGGAAGCGTGCGAATGAAATAGCCAGTATGACGGTGATCGGTGATGTGGAGGATCGGAATGTGATAATTATTGATGATATCTGCGATACCGGCGGTACCCTTGCAAAAAGCGCGGGATTAATAATGGAAAAGGGGGCAAGAAGCGTACGGGCAATGATCACGCACCCGATATTGAGCGGGAATGCCTACGAGAATATTGAGAACAGCGCTTTGGATGAATTGGTGGTTTGCGATACCATACCAATAAAAAAGGCAGAAGGGAAGATAAAGGTAATTACTGTAGCGAATCTTTTTGCAATTGCGATCAGGCACGCTTTTGAAAATAAAAGTATTACCAGTCTGTTTGTTCACTCAAATTTGAGGACTACATAG
- the radC gene encoding RadC family protein, with protein sequence MKTKNTIKDWAEDDRPREKLLARGPQSLSNSELLAILIHNGTPQRTALDLAKEVLELGSNYLSDLGKLTIAELMQVKGIGEAKAVTLSAALELGRRRQTDKPARLQMAAGSKHIGEYLQAKLKDYLYEVFAAVYLNQNNHFIHYEVISAGGITGTVADPRIILKRALEKNAVGIILAHNHPSGNLSPSRADEFLTNKIKEAAKFLDIKVMDHIIVSDMGYYSFADEGLL encoded by the coding sequence ATGAAAACCAAAAACACCATCAAAGATTGGGCAGAAGACGACCGGCCCCGCGAAAAACTACTTGCCCGGGGACCACAGAGCCTGAGCAATTCCGAACTGCTGGCGATCTTAATTCATAACGGAACTCCTCAAAGAACAGCGCTGGACCTGGCTAAAGAGGTACTGGAACTTGGAAGCAATTACCTCAGTGACCTGGGGAAACTGACAATTGCCGAGCTGATGCAGGTAAAAGGCATTGGCGAAGCCAAGGCCGTAACCCTGAGCGCAGCATTGGAATTAGGACGCAGAAGGCAAACAGATAAACCTGCCCGGCTGCAAATGGCAGCCGGCAGCAAACATATAGGTGAATATCTGCAGGCAAAGCTGAAAGATTATCTTTATGAAGTATTTGCGGCTGTATACCTGAACCAGAACAATCATTTCATTCATTATGAAGTGATCAGCGCGGGAGGCATTACCGGAACAGTTGCTGATCCCCGCATTATTCTGAAAAGAGCGCTGGAAAAAAACGCAGTCGGAATTATACTGGCGCATAACCATCCTTCCGGCAATTTGTCGCCCAGCAGGGCAGATGAATTCCTTACCAATAAAATAAAAGAGGCTGCAAAATTTCTTGATATAAAAGTAATGGATCATATTATTGTAAGTGATATGGGTTATTACAGCTTTGCAGATGAAGGATTGCTTTAA
- a CDS encoding dihydrolipoamide acetyltransferase family protein, producing MALEDLVMPKLGESIMEATILKWLKQVGDKVEMDETVLEIATDKVDSEVPSTAAGIIESILFNENDVVPIGTVIARIRTEEDGSHETPLPPAHEPAAAPVTAEKEQEAEVVSSEIKNGEVNSNPAAPNKFYSPLVLNIAANEGISMSELEKIPGTGKEGRVTKNDILGYIASRAKKGTDLQSASTASNVSVPSIAHHDVQPTAADWNRQDGAIEIIEMDRMRKLIAEHMVRSKHTSPHVTSFSEADVTNMVIWREKVKKDFEKREGTKITFTPLFIEAITKCIKRFPLVNSSVEGDKILIRKDINIGMATALPNGNLIVPVIKNADQLNLTGLAKRVNGLADAARNNKLKAEDTQGGTFTLTNVGSFGSLAGTPIINQPQVAILAVGAIKKRPVVIETPQGDSIAIRHMMVLSLSYDHRIVDGALGATFLTAVAKELESFKGTEF from the coding sequence ATGGCTTTAGAGGATTTGGTGATGCCAAAATTGGGTGAAAGTATTATGGAAGCCACCATTTTAAAATGGTTAAAGCAGGTAGGGGACAAAGTGGAAATGGATGAAACTGTTTTAGAAATTGCTACCGACAAAGTGGATAGTGAAGTACCCAGTACCGCTGCAGGAATCATTGAATCCATTTTGTTTAATGAAAATGACGTGGTTCCTATTGGCACCGTCATTGCCCGGATAAGAACGGAAGAAGACGGAAGCCATGAAACACCCCTCCCTCCTGCTCATGAACCGGCTGCAGCACCGGTCACAGCCGAAAAAGAACAGGAGGCCGAGGTCGTTTCTTCCGAAATAAAAAACGGAGAAGTAAACAGCAATCCTGCTGCGCCCAATAAATTTTACTCACCACTGGTACTCAATATTGCGGCCAACGAAGGTATTTCCATGAGCGAATTGGAAAAGATCCCGGGCACCGGAAAAGAAGGGCGTGTTACCAAAAATGATATACTTGGTTACATAGCATCAAGAGCCAAAAAGGGTACGGATCTGCAATCAGCATCAACAGCTTCCAACGTTTCCGTTCCTTCCATTGCTCATCATGATGTACAGCCGACTGCTGCCGACTGGAACAGACAGGATGGCGCGATTGAGATCATTGAAATGGACCGCATGCGTAAGCTGATCGCCGAACATATGGTGCGCAGCAAACATACCAGTCCGCATGTGACCAGCTTTTCAGAAGCTGATGTAACCAACATGGTCATCTGGCGTGAAAAGGTGAAAAAAGACTTTGAAAAAAGAGAAGGAACCAAAATAACCTTTACGCCTTTATTCATTGAAGCGATAACCAAATGTATTAAGCGTTTTCCGCTGGTTAACAGTTCCGTTGAAGGAGATAAGATCCTTATCAGAAAAGATATCAATATTGGCATGGCTACTGCCCTGCCCAATGGCAATCTTATTGTACCTGTAATTAAAAATGCAGATCAGTTGAACCTTACAGGATTGGCAAAGCGGGTGAACGGCCTGGCTGATGCCGCCAGAAATAACAAGCTGAAAGCGGAAGACACACAGGGTGGAACCTTTACATTGACCAACGTGGGAAGTTTTGGCAGCCTTGCCGGCACCCCTATTATTAACCAGCCCCAGGTAGCCATCCTTGCTGTTGGTGCCATAAAGAAACGCCCCGTTGTTATAGAAACGCCCCAGGGCGACAGTATTGCCATCCGCCATATGATGGTGCTGAGTTTAAGTTATGACCACCGCATTGTAGATGGTGCTTTGGGAGCTACTTTTCTTACTGCAGTAGCAAAAGAACTGGAAAGTTTTAAGGGAACCGAGTTCTAG
- a CDS encoding RNA polymerase sigma factor, whose product MQLIHSWYINFKAKLQAIACYFGYTSEEAEDIVQQFFLDLLQKNITDNIQNPEAYIVTAFKRKLIDLHRASQRKGAPYEIESFYIPSAQEIIEQLETNEHLVNHIAEAYKKLPARYRKVIYMKYYKGYSTDKIVSLTGLSHQTVYNNLSKGIQHLRQNLCKERLFSKLASLLLFPFI is encoded by the coding sequence ATGCAGTTAATCCATTCCTGGTATATCAACTTTAAAGCAAAACTACAGGCCATAGCCTGTTATTTCGGGTATACTTCAGAAGAAGCGGAAGATATTGTACAGCAGTTTTTTCTGGATCTTTTGCAAAAGAATATTACAGACAATATTCAGAATCCTGAAGCTTATATAGTTACAGCCTTTAAAAGAAAGCTGATTGACCTCCACCGGGCCAGCCAGCGCAAAGGAGCGCCTTATGAGATCGAGTCTTTTTATATTCCGTCTGCCCAGGAAATCATAGAGCAGCTGGAAACCAATGAGCACCTCGTTAATCACATTGCAGAAGCCTATAAGAAGCTTCCGGCTAGATACAGAAAGGTGATCTACATGAAATATTACAAAGGGTATTCTACTGACAAAATCGTTTCCCTTACAGGATTATCCCACCAAACGGTTTATAATAATCTTTCAAAAGGGATCCAGCACCTGCGGCAGAACCTCTGTAAGGAGCGGCTGTTTTCCAAACTGGCCAGTTTGCTTCTTTTCCCATTTATTTAA
- a CDS encoding FecR family protein, with product MIYTVEELTINDSFIAYCTRQNEKDIAFWNEYLYQHPEELLTIEEARKLVLGLKFMLHKKQNELSADDARLGLDLIAVPGKTHSHDFYQEKPEQPARGRNKKEWLAAASVILLLGTGLWFLYKQPLRTGNTSNRLSAGITATVPGDSIGSERGEYKTLILSDGTKVTLNAQSALLVSAGFGTKNRDVRLTGEAFFEVAHNRLLPFIVQASRYKIKAVGTKFNVKDYKNDAYSETSLLEGKVQILLPSGNRDRVYKTLEVNQKFVIHTTAAPEAPLQEKTEITPLSYDDSQQNIETAWVDHSLVFDNTPLYEIKNILERKYAITVEIADSDVANYRYTASFQNEGADEILKALQLSYHFSYKKDGNKIIINK from the coding sequence GTGATTTATACAGTAGAAGAGCTTACCATTAATGATTCGTTTATTGCCTATTGCACAAGGCAAAATGAAAAAGATATTGCTTTCTGGAATGAATATTTATATCAGCATCCTGAAGAACTGTTAACCATTGAAGAAGCCCGGAAACTAGTGCTGGGCTTAAAGTTTATGCTGCACAAAAAGCAGAATGAGCTGTCGGCCGATGACGCCCGGCTTGGCCTGGATCTTATTGCGGTTCCAGGAAAAACGCATAGTCATGATTTTTATCAGGAAAAACCAGAACAGCCAGCCCGTGGCCGGAATAAAAAAGAGTGGCTTGCTGCCGCTTCTGTTATCCTTCTATTGGGAACAGGGCTCTGGTTCCTGTATAAACAACCTTTGCGCACGGGCAACACCAGCAACAGGTTGTCTGCCGGAATTACCGCTACCGTGCCAGGAGACAGCATCGGGTCTGAACGGGGAGAATACAAAACCCTGATATTATCAGACGGAACAAAAGTGACCCTGAATGCCCAATCGGCGCTATTGGTATCAGCAGGTTTCGGCACAAAGAACCGGGACGTACGGTTAACAGGGGAAGCCTTCTTTGAAGTGGCGCACAACCGGTTACTACCATTCATAGTCCAGGCGTCCAGGTATAAAATAAAGGCCGTAGGCACCAAGTTCAACGTAAAAGATTATAAAAACGATGCTTACAGCGAAACATCGCTGCTTGAAGGAAAAGTACAGATCCTGCTTCCCAGCGGCAACCGGGACCGCGTATATAAAACATTGGAGGTGAACCAGAAATTTGTGATCCATACTACAGCGGCCCCGGAAGCACCTCTGCAGGAAAAGACGGAAATAACGCCGCTTTCTTATGACGACAGCCAACAGAATATTGAGACGGCATGGGTGGATCATTCCTTGGTTTTTGACAACACTCCTCTTTATGAGATTAAAAATATCCTTGAGCGAAAGTATGCGATCACGGTTGAAATTGCCGACAGCGATGTAGCGAACTATCGCTACACAGCAAGTTTTCAGAACGAAGGGGCAGATGAGATACTCAAAGCCCTGCAGCTTTCTTATCATTTTTCTTATAAAAAAGACGGAAATAAAATCATCATTAACAAATAA